The following coding sequences lie in one Pseudomonas sp. B33.4 genomic window:
- a CDS encoding glyceraldehyde-3-phosphate dehydrogenase produces the protein MWKVTVTQKPDQCLGEWIDREALAEAMIPLIGQLYRNNNVVSSIYGRSLINQSVIAILKAHRFARHRSSDDSELSVHETFPLLKAMSELKLGAASVDLGKLAFKFRNEGNGRSAEQFVREEMADVVGQQNASARKGTDVVLYGFGRIGRLLARILIEKTGGGDGLRLRAIVVRKGAENDLTKRASLLRRDSVHGSFNGTITIDEENNTITANGNLIQVIYAKNPTEVDYTQYGIKDALLVDNTGVWRDADGLGQHLQCPGIDRVVLTAPGKGKLKNIVHGINHGEITADDKIVSAASCTTNAIVPVLKAVNDKFGIINGHVETVHSYTNDQNLIDNFHKGDRRGRSAALNMVITETGAATAAAKALPELAGKLTGNAIRVPTPNVSMAILNLNLEKAATREEMNEYLRYMALHSDLHKQIDFVNSQEVVSTDFVGSRHAGVVDAEATIVQDNRVVLYVWYDNEFGYSCQVIRVMEDMADVNPPAFPR, from the coding sequence ATGTGGAAGGTTACCGTGACTCAGAAGCCCGACCAGTGTCTTGGTGAATGGATCGACCGTGAAGCACTCGCAGAAGCGATGATTCCGCTTATCGGTCAGCTCTACCGCAATAACAACGTGGTGAGCTCGATCTATGGCCGCAGCCTGATCAACCAGTCTGTCATCGCGATTCTCAAAGCTCACCGCTTTGCGCGCCACCGTTCTTCCGACGACAGCGAACTCTCCGTCCACGAAACATTCCCACTGCTCAAAGCCATGAGCGAGCTCAAGCTCGGCGCGGCTTCGGTAGATCTGGGCAAGTTGGCGTTCAAATTCCGCAACGAAGGCAATGGCCGCAGCGCCGAGCAGTTCGTTCGTGAAGAAATGGCTGACGTGGTTGGCCAGCAAAACGCTTCCGCACGTAAAGGCACTGACGTTGTGCTGTACGGCTTCGGTCGTATCGGTCGTCTGCTGGCGCGCATCCTGATTGAAAAAACCGGTGGTGGCGACGGCTTGCGTCTGCGTGCCATCGTCGTGCGCAAAGGCGCCGAAAACGACCTGACCAAACGCGCCAGCCTGCTGCGTCGCGATTCGGTACACGGTTCGTTCAACGGCACCATTACCATCGACGAAGAAAACAACACCATCACCGCCAACGGTAACCTGATCCAGGTGATCTACGCGAAGAACCCGACCGAAGTGGATTACACCCAGTACGGCATCAAAGACGCGCTGCTGGTGGACAACACCGGTGTATGGCGTGACGCCGATGGCCTGGGTCAGCACTTGCAGTGCCCGGGTATCGACCGCGTTGTTCTGACCGCGCCTGGCAAAGGCAAGCTGAAGAACATCGTTCACGGCATCAACCACGGTGAAATCACCGCTGATGACAAGATCGTCTCCGCCGCTTCCTGCACCACCAACGCCATCGTGCCGGTGCTGAAAGCTGTGAATGACAAGTTCGGCATCATCAACGGTCACGTCGAAACCGTTCACTCGTACACCAACGACCAGAACCTGATCGACAACTTCCACAAAGGCGATCGCCGTGGTCGTAGCGCCGCGCTGAACATGGTAATCACCGAGACCGGTGCTGCCACCGCTGCTGCCAAGGCCCTGCCTGAGCTGGCCGGCAAGCTGACCGGTAACGCGATCCGTGTGCCGACGCCAAACGTGTCGATGGCCATTCTCAACCTCAACCTTGAGAAAGCCGCCACCCGTGAAGAGATGAACGAGTACCTGCGCTACATGGCGCTGCACTCCGATCTGCACAAGCAAATCGACTTCGTCAATTCGCAGGAAGTGGTTTCGACTGACTTCGTTGGTTCGCGCCACGCCGGTGTGGTCGATGCCGAAGCGACCATCGTTCAGGACAACCGCGTTGTTCTGTACGTCTGGTACGACAACGAGTTCGGTTACAGCTGCCAGGTTATCCGCGTGATGGAAGACATGGCTGATGTGAATCCGCCAGCGTTCCCGCGCTAA
- a CDS encoding glycerophosphodiester phosphodiesterase — MTLIYGHRGAKGEAPENTLSSFQECLKHGVRRCELDLHLSKDGELMVIHDPTLKRTTERRGKVVEHTAAELVTYDARKGGPGWIKPCPIPTLEELFEKCDFEHWQLEVKSASRTRAATTVLAIREMAQRHGLLDKVTITSSSREVLKAALDLVPDVSRGLVAEYAWLDPLKVAASYGCEILALNWTLCTPERLQKAQRQGLHVSVWTVNEPALMRRLADFGVDSLITDFPGLATATLENC; from the coding sequence GTGACCCTCATCTACGGCCACCGCGGCGCCAAGGGCGAAGCACCGGAAAACACCCTGAGCAGTTTTCAGGAATGTCTCAAGCACGGCGTGCGCCGCTGCGAACTGGATCTGCACCTGTCCAAGGACGGCGAGTTGATGGTCATCCACGACCCGACCCTCAAACGCACCACGGAACGCCGCGGCAAAGTCGTTGAGCACACCGCCGCCGAATTGGTGACCTACGACGCGCGCAAGGGCGGCCCGGGCTGGATCAAGCCGTGCCCGATTCCGACGCTGGAAGAGTTGTTCGAGAAGTGTGATTTCGAGCACTGGCAACTGGAGGTCAAAAGCGCTTCACGTACGCGCGCCGCAACCACGGTGCTGGCGATTCGTGAAATGGCCCAACGGCATGGCCTGCTCGACAAGGTGACGATCACCTCGAGTTCGCGGGAAGTGTTGAAAGCTGCGCTGGATCTGGTGCCGGATGTGTCGCGCGGACTGGTCGCCGAATACGCCTGGCTCGACCCGTTGAAGGTCGCGGCCAGTTATGGCTGTGAGATTCTTGCGCTGAACTGGACGCTGTGTACGCCGGAACGCCTGCAGAAGGCGCAGCGTCAGGGACTGCATGTGTCGGTGTGGACCGTCAACGAACCTGCGCTGATGCGCAGGCTCGCCGACTTCGGCGTTGACAGCCTGATTACAGACTTTCCCGGTTTGGCCACTGCCACCCTCGAGAATTGCTGA
- the mfd gene encoding transcription-repair coupling factor, which translates to MPVLRLPLLPAEAGKQHWGNLPGAALSLAIAEAASAAKRFTLLLTADSQSAERLEQELSFFAPDLPVLHFPDWETLPYDLFSPHQDIISQRIASLYRLPELAHGVLVVPITTALHRLAPTKFLLGSSLVLDVGQKLDVEQMRSRLEASGYRYVDTVYEHGEFTVRGALIDLFPMGSKLPYRIDLFDDEIETLRTFDPENQRSIDKVDSVKLLPAREFPLQKDAVTRFKARFRERFDVDFRRCPIFQDLSSGITPAGIEYYLPLFFDETSTLFDYLPQDTQVFSLPGIEQAAENFWNDVRNRYEERRVDPSRPLLPPAELFLPVEDCFARLKSWPRVVASQQDVETGVGRERFPAQALPNLAIEAKATQPLAALSAFLDEFPGRVLFTAESAGRREVLLELLERLKLRPKTVDSWPDFVASKDRLAITIAPLDEGLMLDDPALALVAESPLFGQRVMQRRRREKRSDVSNDAVIKNLTELREGAPVVHIDHGVGRYLGLTILEIDNQAAEFLTLEYAENAKLYVPVANLHLIARYTGSDDSLAPLHRLGSETWQKAKRKAAEQVRDVAAELLDIYARRAAREGYAFADPKADYATFSAGFPFEETPDQQSTIEAVREDMLAPKPMDRLVCGDVGFGKTEVAMRAAFIAVHGGRQVAILVPTTLLAQQHYNSFRDRFADWPVTVEVMSRFKSAKEVNAAIADLAEGKIDIVIGTHKLLSDDVKIKNLGLVIIDEEHRFGVRQKEQLKALRSEVDILTLTATPIPRTLNMAVSGMRDLSIIATPPARRLSVRTFVMEQNKSTVKEALLRELLRGGQVYYLHNDVKTIEKCAADLAELVPEARIGIGHGQMRERELEQVMSDFYHKRFNVLIASTIIETGIDVPSANTIIIERADKFGLAQLHQLRGRVGRSHHQAYAYLLTPPRQQITSDAEKRLEAIANTQDLGAGFVLATNDLEIRGAGELLGDGQSGQIQAVGFTLYMEMLERAVKSIRKGEQPNLDQPLGGGPEVNLRVPALIPEDYLPDVHARLILYKRIASATDEEGLKDLQVEMIDRFGLLPEPTKNLVRITALKLQAEQLGIKKVDGGPQGGRIEFEAQTPVDPMTLIKLIQSQPKRYKFEGATMFKFQVPMERPEERFNTVEALFERLLPKSV; encoded by the coding sequence GTGCCCGTTCTGCGTCTACCGCTACTCCCTGCCGAGGCAGGTAAACAGCATTGGGGCAATTTGCCCGGTGCTGCCCTCAGCCTGGCGATTGCCGAGGCTGCCAGCGCTGCCAAGCGCTTCACCCTGCTACTGACCGCCGACAGCCAAAGCGCTGAACGACTGGAACAGGAGCTGAGTTTCTTCGCCCCGGATTTGCCCGTTCTGCATTTCCCCGACTGGGAAACCCTGCCGTACGACCTGTTCTCGCCGCACCAGGACATCATTTCCCAGCGTATTGCCAGCTTATACAGGCTGCCGGAGTTGGCGCATGGTGTGCTGGTGGTGCCGATTACCACAGCGTTGCACCGCCTGGCGCCGACCAAGTTCCTGCTCGGCAGCAGCCTGGTGCTGGATGTAGGGCAGAAGCTCGACGTTGAGCAGATGCGTTCGCGGCTCGAAGCCAGTGGCTATCGCTACGTCGACACGGTGTATGAGCACGGCGAGTTCACCGTCCGTGGCGCACTGATCGACTTGTTCCCGATGGGCAGCAAACTGCCCTATCGGATCGACCTGTTCGACGACGAAATCGAAACCCTGCGCACTTTCGATCCGGAAAACCAGCGTTCCATCGACAAGGTCGATTCGGTCAAGCTGCTGCCGGCCCGCGAGTTCCCGCTGCAAAAAGACGCGGTCACCCGTTTCAAGGCGCGCTTCCGCGAGCGTTTCGATGTCGACTTCCGGCGCTGCCCGATCTTTCAGGATCTGAGCAGCGGCATCACGCCGGCCGGTATCGAGTACTACCTGCCGTTGTTCTTCGACGAAACCTCGACGCTGTTCGATTACCTGCCGCAAGACACGCAAGTGTTCTCGCTGCCGGGCATCGAGCAAGCGGCGGAGAATTTCTGGAACGACGTGCGCAATCGTTACGAAGAACGTCGCGTCGACCCATCGCGTCCTTTATTGCCACCAGCGGAACTGTTCCTGCCGGTGGAAGATTGTTTCGCTCGCTTGAAGAGCTGGCCACGTGTCGTTGCCAGTCAACAGGACGTGGAAACCGGCGTCGGCCGCGAGCGCTTCCCCGCGCAGGCTCTGCCGAATCTGGCGATCGAAGCCAAAGCCACGCAACCGCTGGCGGCGCTGTCGGCATTTCTTGATGAATTCCCCGGCCGCGTGCTGTTCACCGCTGAATCCGCCGGCCGTCGCGAAGTCCTGCTGGAGTTGCTTGAGCGCCTGAAGCTGCGACCGAAAACCGTCGACAGCTGGCCGGACTTCGTCGCGAGCAAGGATCGCCTGGCGATCACCATTGCCCCGCTCGACGAAGGTCTGATGCTGGATGACCCGGCACTGGCGCTGGTCGCGGAAAGTCCGCTGTTCGGCCAACGCGTGATGCAACGTCGGCGTCGCGAGAAACGCAGCGACGTCAGCAATGACGCGGTGATCAAGAACCTCACCGAGCTGCGCGAAGGTGCGCCGGTGGTGCACATTGACCACGGCGTCGGCCGCTATCTGGGCCTGACGATTCTGGAAATCGACAACCAGGCCGCCGAGTTCCTCACCCTCGAATACGCCGAGAACGCCAAGCTTTATGTGCCGGTGGCCAACCTGCACTTGATCGCGCGCTACACCGGCAGCGACGATTCGCTGGCCCCGCTGCACCGCCTCGGCTCCGAGACCTGGCAGAAAGCCAAGCGCAAAGCCGCCGAGCAAGTGCGCGATGTCGCCGCCGAACTGCTCGACATCTATGCCCGTCGTGCGGCTCGCGAAGGTTATGCATTCGCTGACCCGAAAGCCGATTACGCCACATTCAGCGCTGGTTTCCCGTTCGAAGAAACCCCGGATCAACAATCGACCATCGAAGCTGTGCGCGAAGACATGCTCGCGCCGAAACCGATGGATCGCCTGGTCTGCGGCGACGTCGGTTTCGGCAAGACCGAAGTGGCCATGCGCGCGGCGTTCATCGCCGTGCACGGCGGTCGCCAAGTGGCGATTCTGGTGCCGACCACCCTGCTCGCCCAGCAGCATTACAACAGCTTCCGCGACCGCTTCGCCGACTGGCCGGTGACCGTGGAGGTGATGAGCCGCTTCAAATCGGCCAAGGAAGTGAATGCGGCGATTGCCGATCTGGCCGAAGGCAAGATCGACATCGTCATCGGCACGCACAAGCTGCTGTCCGACGACGTCAAAATCAAGAACCTCGGGCTGGTGATCATCGACGAAGAGCACCGTTTCGGTGTCCGTCAGAAAGAGCAGCTCAAAGCCCTGCGCAGTGAAGTCGACATTCTCACGCTGACCGCCACGCCCATTCCGCGCACGCTGAACATGGCGGTGTCGGGCATGCGCGACCTGTCGATCATCGCCACGCCGCCGGCGCGACGCCTGTCGGTGCGCACCTTCGTCATGGAGCAGAACAAGAGCACGGTCAAAGAGGCCCTGCTGCGCGAACTGCTGCGCGGCGGTCAGGTGTACTACCTGCACAACGATGTGAAAACCATCGAGAAGTGCGCTGCCGATCTCGCCGAACTGGTGCCGGAAGCGCGTATCGGTATCGGTCACGGACAGATGCGCGAACGCGAACTCGAACAGGTGATGAGCGACTTTTATCACAAGCGCTTCAACGTGCTGATCGCCTCGACCATCATCGAGACCGGCATCGACGTGCCGAGCGCCAACACCATCATCATCGAACGCGCTGACAAGTTCGGTCTGGCGCAACTGCACCAGTTGCGTGGCCGAGTCGGCCGTAGTCACCACCAGGCATATGCGTACCTGCTGACGCCGCCGCGCCAGCAAATCACTTCGGACGCGGAAAAGCGTCTGGAGGCGATCGCCAACACTCAGGATCTCGGCGCCGGTTTCGTACTGGCGACCAACGACCTGGAAATCCGTGGCGCTGGCGAACTGCTTGGCGATGGTCAAAGCGGACAGATTCAGGCTGTGGGCTTCACGCTGTACATGGAAATGCTCGAGCGCGCGGTGAAGTCGATCCGCAAGGGCGAGCAACCGAACCTCGATCAGCCGCTGGGCGGTGGCCCGGAAGTCAACCTGCGCGTGCCGGCGCTGATTCCGGAAGACTATCTGCCGGACGTTCACGCACGCCTGATTCTGTACAAGCGCATTGCTTCGGCCACCGATGAGGAAGGCCTGAAGGATCTGCAAGTCGAGATGATCGACCGTTTCGGCTTGTTACCGGAACCGACGAAGAATCTGGTGCGCATCACAGCGCTGAAGTTGCAGGCTGAGCAGTTGGGCATCAAGAAGGTCGATGGCGGCCCGCAAGGTGGACGCATCGAGTTTGAAGCGCAGACGCCGGTCGATCCGATGACGCTGATCAAGCTGATTCAGAGCCAGCCAAAACGCTACAAATTCGAAGGCGCCACAATGTTCAAGTTCCAAGTGCCGATGGAACGCCCGGAAGAGCGCTTTAATACTGTAGAGGCGCTGTTTGAGCGCCTCCTCCCGAAATCTGTTTGA
- a CDS encoding FAD:protein FMN transferase — translation MEGFGGPTMGSTYSIKYVRHAGMPESAQVRSEVEGILGEVDRQLSTYRNDSDIERFNALPANSCQKMPASVLELVRVGEQLSVQSEGSYDLTVEPLMNLWGFGPQGREEKVPGAAALAEVMSRVGHQHLRINGDQLCKDAAVEVDFNSIAAGYAVDTIAARLDAMGIQDYLAEVTGELKAKGRKLDGSPWRIALEEPRDDQQVAERIINVDGYGVSTSGDYRNYFLQDGRRYSHTFDARTGAPVLHSLASVTVIHPSALMADGLSTLLLILGPERAWDYAEKHEIGAFFVIRADTGFVIRTSHAFEQLSGKKLTENNTKAGVVVQAKVAYDATKG, via the coding sequence ATGGAAGGCTTCGGTGGGCCGACCATGGGCAGCACGTATTCGATCAAGTACGTGCGCCACGCCGGCATGCCTGAATCAGCGCAGGTTCGCAGTGAAGTGGAGGGTATCCTCGGCGAAGTCGATCGGCAGTTATCCACCTATCGCAATGACTCGGACATCGAGCGCTTCAACGCTTTGCCCGCGAATAGCTGTCAGAAAATGCCTGCATCGGTTCTTGAATTGGTCCGCGTTGGCGAACAGCTGTCAGTGCAAAGCGAAGGCTCCTACGACCTCACTGTCGAGCCGCTGATGAATCTCTGGGGATTCGGCCCGCAGGGACGCGAAGAGAAAGTCCCTGGCGCCGCCGCACTCGCCGAGGTGATGTCGCGCGTCGGTCATCAGCACTTGCGCATCAATGGCGATCAGTTGTGCAAGGACGCCGCCGTCGAAGTCGACTTCAACAGCATCGCCGCCGGTTATGCCGTCGACACTATCGCGGCGAGGCTCGACGCCATGGGCATTCAAGACTACTTGGCCGAAGTCACAGGTGAATTAAAGGCCAAAGGCAGAAAACTCGACGGCTCGCCCTGGCGCATTGCTTTGGAAGAACCTCGTGATGATCAACAGGTCGCCGAGCGCATCATCAATGTCGACGGCTACGGCGTTTCCACCTCCGGCGACTACCGCAACTATTTCCTGCAGGACGGTCGGCGCTATTCCCACACCTTTGATGCCCGCACGGGGGCACCGGTCCTACACAGCCTGGCGTCAGTCACGGTGATTCATCCTTCAGCGCTGATGGCCGATGGACTATCGACGCTGTTGCTGATTCTTGGCCCGGAAAGGGCGTGGGACTATGCCGAAAAACATGAGATTGGTGCATTCTTCGTGATTCGTGCCGATACAGGTTTTGTCATCCGCACCAGTCACGCTTTCGAGCAACTCAGCGGCAAAAAACTGACTGAGAACAATACGAAAGCTGGCGTTGTAGTGCAGGCAAAAGTAGCCTACGACGCGACCAAGGGTTAA
- a CDS encoding PilZ domain-containing protein: protein MSTLDEEDRREYYRIEDTIALEIRPLSAPEAAGQEVLQDASPLFNLLSELHLSEFESQHLLRQISERDRAIAAFLKSQNKRIDLLSQVVALTVLGHIGEPQPVIISEGGIDFQYPTPIATGAHLSVKLVLMPQALGLLLRARVTHCDRKGEGYDVGTEFEHLTDAQRQLLARYILQKQAQERRLAREQNESGI from the coding sequence ATGTCGACATTAGATGAAGAAGATCGCCGCGAATACTACCGTATCGAGGACACGATCGCACTGGAAATTCGGCCCCTGTCCGCTCCCGAAGCCGCAGGCCAGGAAGTGTTGCAGGATGCTTCCCCACTCTTCAACCTGCTCAGCGAACTGCACCTGAGCGAATTCGAGTCGCAGCACCTGTTGCGCCAGATCAGCGAGCGCGACCGGGCCATCGCCGCGTTTCTGAAATCGCAGAACAAGCGCATCGACCTGCTCAGCCAGGTGGTCGCCCTGACCGTGCTCGGCCATATCGGCGAGCCGCAACCGGTGATCATCTCCGAAGGCGGGATCGACTTTCAGTACCCGACGCCGATTGCCACCGGCGCACACCTGTCGGTGAAACTGGTGCTGATGCCGCAAGCGCTGGGCCTGCTGCTGCGCGCACGCGTCACCCATTGCGACCGCAAGGGCGAAGGTTATGACGTCGGCACCGAGTTCGAACACTTGACCGATGCCCAGCGCCAGTTGCTCGCCCGCTATATCTTGCAGAAGCAGGCTCAGGAACGACGTCTGGCCCGCGAACAGAACGAATCAGGCATTTAA
- the sthA gene encoding Si-specific NAD(P)(+) transhydrogenase codes for MAVYNYDVVVLGSGPAGEGAAMNAAKAGRKVAMVDSRRQVGGNCTHLGTIPSKALRHSVRQIMQFNTNPMFRAIGEPRWFSFPDVLKSAEKVISKQVASRTGYYARNRVDVFFGTGSFADEQTIEVVCANGVVEKLVAKHIIIATGSRPYRPADIDFHHPRIYDSDTILSLGHTPRKLIVYGAGVIGCEYASIFSGLGVLVELVDNRGQLLSFLDSEISQALSYHFSNNNITVRHNEDYDRVEGVDNGVILHLKSGKKIKADALLWCNGRTGNTDQLGLENIGVKVNSRGQIEVDEAYRTCVPNIYGAGDVIGWPSLASAAHDQGRSAAGSIVDNGSWRFVNDVPTGIYTIPEISSIGKNEQELTQAKVPYEVGKAFFKSMARAQIAGEPQGMLKILFHRETLEVLGVHCFGYQASEIVHIGQAIMNQPGELNTLKYFVNTTFNYPTMAEAYRVAAYDGLNRLF; via the coding sequence ATGGCTGTCTACAACTACGACGTGGTGGTACTGGGTTCCGGCCCGGCGGGAGAAGGCGCGGCAATGAACGCCGCCAAAGCAGGGCGCAAGGTCGCGATGGTCGACAGCCGTCGCCAGGTCGGCGGCAACTGCACCCACCTCGGCACCATCCCGTCCAAGGCACTGCGTCATTCGGTGCGGCAGATCATGCAGTTCAACACCAATCCTATGTTCCGGGCGATCGGTGAGCCACGCTGGTTCTCCTTCCCGGACGTGTTGAAAAGCGCCGAGAAAGTCATTTCCAAACAAGTCGCCTCGCGCACCGGCTACTACGCCCGTAACCGCGTCGACGTGTTCTTCGGCACCGGCAGCTTCGCCGACGAACAAACCATCGAAGTGGTCTGCGCCAACGGTGTGGTCGAAAAACTGGTCGCCAAGCACATCATCATCGCCACCGGCTCGCGCCCGTATCGCCCGGCGGACATCGATTTTCATCACCCGCGTATCTACGATAGCGACACCATCCTCAGCCTCGGCCACACCCCGCGTAAACTCATCGTTTACGGCGCCGGCGTGATCGGCTGCGAATACGCCTCGATCTTCAGCGGTCTGGGTGTACTGGTTGAACTGGTCGATAACCGTGGTCAGTTGCTGAGCTTCCTCGACTCGGAAATCTCCCAGGCGTTGAGCTACCACTTCAGCAACAACAACATCACCGTGCGCCACAATGAAGATTACGATCGCGTTGAAGGCGTCGACAACGGCGTGATCCTGCACCTCAAGTCCGGCAAGAAGATCAAGGCCGACGCCTTGCTCTGGTGCAACGGCCGTACCGGTAACACCGACCAGCTCGGTCTGGAAAACATCGGCGTCAAGGTCAACAGCCGTGGCCAGATCGAAGTCGACGAGGCTTACCGCACCTGCGTACCGAACATCTACGGTGCCGGTGACGTGATCGGCTGGCCGAGCCTGGCGAGTGCCGCCCACGACCAGGGTCGTTCGGCCGCTGGCAGCATCGTTGATAACGGTAGCTGGCGTTTCGTCAATGACGTGCCGACCGGCATCTACACCATTCCGGAGATCAGCTCGATCGGCAAGAACGAGCAGGAGCTGACCCAGGCCAAAGTGCCGTATGAAGTCGGCAAGGCGTTCTTCAAAAGCATGGCGCGTGCGCAGATCGCCGGCGAGCCGCAAGGCATGCTGAAGATCCTGTTCCACCGTGAAACCCTGGAAGTGCTGGGCGTGCACTGCTTCGGTTATCAGGCGTCGGAGATCGTCCACATCGGTCAGGCGATCATGAACCAGCCGGGCGAACTGAACACCCTGAAGTACTTCGTCAACACCACGTTCAACTACCCGACCATGGCTGAAGCCTATCGGGTAGCGGCGTACGACGGCCTCAACCGGCTTTTTTGA
- a CDS encoding CsiV family protein, whose translation MRLFRSLTLLLTLVAPSVFADDLYQVEMILVRQNAVPAIVSRAAPEDWAAGAQRLGDDSKRTPALNDVVTKLTASGDYTVLMHKAWQQTLGEAPAKVAVSDGQEQYGQFPIEGTLEMKLGRFTDVTADFWVNQIDANGLVTASERLKQDSHTKNGQLNYLDNGHLALLIKITSLTAPAPREAPEAIPD comes from the coding sequence ATGCGCCTGTTTCGTTCGCTGACTTTGCTGCTCACCTTGGTAGCACCCTCGGTTTTCGCCGACGACCTGTATCAGGTCGAAATGATTCTGGTGCGCCAGAACGCTGTGCCGGCCATTGTCAGCCGTGCTGCGCCGGAAGACTGGGCCGCTGGTGCCCAGCGCTTGGGCGACGACAGCAAGCGCACGCCTGCGTTGAATGACGTGGTGACTAAACTCACCGCCAGTGGCGACTACACAGTCTTGATGCACAAGGCTTGGCAGCAAACCCTCGGTGAAGCGCCGGCGAAAGTCGCGGTCAGCGACGGTCAGGAACAGTACGGCCAATTCCCGATCGAGGGCACCCTGGAGATGAAGCTCGGACGCTTCACCGACGTGACTGCCGACTTCTGGGTCAATCAGATCGACGCCAATGGCCTGGTCACTGCCAGCGAGCGCCTGAAACAGGACAGCCACACCAAGAACGGCCAGCTCAACTATCTCGACAACGGCCATCTGGCCCTGCTGATCAAGATCACTTCCCTGACCGCGCCTGCGCCACGGGAAGCGCCTGAAGCGATTCCGGACTGA
- a CDS encoding MFS transporter → MSSTTGKGKAIFRVVSGNFLEMFDFMVYGFYATAIAKTFFPTDSAFASLMLSLATFGAGFLMRPLGAIFLGAYIDRHGRRQGLIITLALMAAGTVLIACVPGYATLGVAAPLIVLFGRLLQGFSAGVELGGVSVYLAEIATPGRKGFFVSWQSASQQAAVVFAGLLGVGLNHWLSPEQMGDWGWRVPFLIGCMIVPVIFVIRRSLEETPEFQARKHRPTLREIVRSIGQNFGIVIAGMALVVMTTVSFYLITAYTPTFGKAELHLSDFDALLVTVCIGLSNFFWLPVMGSVSDKIGRKPLLLAATILAILTAYPALSWLVANPSFSHLLIVELWLSFLYGSYNGAMVVALTEIMPVEVRTTGFSLAYSLATATFGGFTPAACTYLIHVLDNKAAPGIWLSGAAVLGLIATLVLFRGNKHELRTAQAAIPGGAR, encoded by the coding sequence ATGTCCTCCACCACGGGCAAAGGCAAAGCGATCTTTCGCGTTGTCAGCGGCAACTTTCTCGAAATGTTCGACTTTATGGTCTATGGCTTCTACGCCACAGCCATCGCCAAGACCTTCTTCCCCACCGACAGCGCTTTCGCGTCGTTGATGTTGTCGCTGGCGACCTTTGGTGCCGGCTTCCTGATGCGACCGCTCGGGGCAATCTTCCTCGGCGCCTACATCGACCGTCATGGCCGTCGTCAGGGCCTGATCATCACATTGGCGCTGATGGCTGCCGGTACGGTGCTGATTGCCTGCGTACCGGGCTATGCCACCCTTGGTGTCGCCGCGCCGCTGATCGTACTGTTCGGTCGCTTGCTGCAAGGCTTTTCGGCTGGCGTGGAGCTGGGCGGTGTCTCTGTCTATCTGGCAGAAATCGCCACACCGGGCCGCAAGGGCTTCTTCGTCAGTTGGCAGTCTGCGAGCCAGCAAGCAGCGGTGGTCTTCGCCGGATTGCTCGGTGTGGGTCTCAACCATTGGCTGAGCCCGGAACAAATGGGTGACTGGGGCTGGCGCGTGCCGTTCCTGATCGGCTGCATGATTGTGCCAGTGATCTTCGTCATTCGCCGCTCGCTTGAGGAAACCCCGGAATTCCAGGCGCGGAAACATCGCCCTACCCTGCGGGAAATTGTCCGCTCGATCGGTCAGAACTTTGGCATCGTCATCGCTGGCATGGCGCTGGTGGTGATGACCACGGTGTCTTTCTACCTGATCACCGCCTACACCCCGACGTTCGGCAAGGCTGAGCTGCACCTGTCGGACTTCGACGCGTTACTGGTGACGGTATGTATCGGTCTGTCGAACTTCTTCTGGTTGCCGGTGATGGGTTCGGTGTCTGACAAGATCGGACGTAAACCCCTACTGCTGGCGGCGACGATTCTGGCGATTCTTACAGCCTATCCGGCGCTGTCGTGGCTGGTGGCGAACCCAAGCTTCAGCCATTTGCTGATCGTCGAGTTGTGGTTGTCGTTCCTGTACGGCTCGTACAACGGCGCGATGGTGGTGGCGCTGACCGAGATCATGCCGGTGGAGGTGCGTACGACCGGCTTCTCGCTGGCCTATAGCTTGGCGACGGCAACCTTCGGCGGGTTTACCCCGGCGGCGTGTACGTATTTGATTCATGTGCTGGATAACAAGGCGGCACCGGGAATCTGGCTCAGTGGTGCAGCGGTGTTGGGGTTGATTGCGACGCTGGTGCTGTTCCGGGGCAATAAGCACGAGTTACGTACTGCGCAAGCAGCCATACCCGGCGGCGCTCGTTAA